The following are encoded together in the Candidatus Flexicrinis proximus genome:
- the treZ gene encoding malto-oligosyltrehalose trehalohydrolase, with translation MSRQHGSTPLGATPSEDGSCWFCVWAPNAAEVSVILLSSPEREIHMTRERNGYHTAQIPQVSAGTRYWYRLGNGPTRPDPASRSQPLGVHGPSEVVSGTFAWSDGQWRGIPLHQYILYELHVGTFTPEGTFDAIIPHLEALVALGITAIELMPIAQFPGHRNWGYDGVYPYAAQSTYGGVQGLKRLVDACHARGLAVTLDVVYNHLGPEGNYLRDFGPYFTDRYKTPWGASLNFDGAGSDHVRRFFIENALYWIRDCHIDSLRLDATQAMADLSAYTVLDELVETVHRQRDLLNRRIYLKAETDRSDDRLLRPQETGGTGMDAQWSDEFHHAIHVTLTGETISYYRGWDRFSSLVRAVRHGFVYAGEYSDVHGRSHGTFRTDLPAGRFVVCAQNHDHVGNRKNGDRLGHLVSFDALKLAAGLTLLSPYVPLLFMGEEYAEDSPFLFFTSFGDRHLREAVRLGRVRDFEEFFGPGETPDPEEESTFQASKLHHADREAGQHGVLLRFYTELIRLRKSTAALSHLDKTQMEVIGFERQRVIFMRRWHGESDVCILFNAGSTAANLTIPIPEGNWVCVLNSASTQWSRDSRGEELSDSANIESGTAAAVILAPLSVTVYVKTDDDA, from the coding sequence ATGTCACGACAGCATGGTAGCACGCCACTGGGTGCGACACCCTCCGAAGACGGTTCCTGTTGGTTCTGCGTCTGGGCGCCAAATGCAGCAGAGGTCTCGGTTATTTTGCTTTCGTCGCCTGAGCGCGAGATCCATATGACGCGTGAGCGCAACGGGTACCATACGGCGCAAATCCCTCAAGTGAGCGCCGGGACACGGTACTGGTACCGCCTTGGCAACGGCCCCACGCGCCCTGACCCGGCTTCACGATCTCAGCCGCTTGGTGTACACGGCCCATCGGAAGTGGTTTCAGGGACATTTGCCTGGAGCGACGGACAATGGAGGGGGATACCCCTCCATCAATACATCCTCTATGAGCTGCATGTCGGGACATTCACCCCGGAAGGCACATTCGACGCCATCATCCCGCACCTCGAAGCTCTGGTTGCGCTGGGTATCACAGCAATAGAACTCATGCCGATCGCGCAGTTCCCCGGACACCGCAACTGGGGATATGACGGGGTGTACCCGTATGCCGCGCAGTCCACTTACGGCGGAGTGCAAGGGCTCAAGCGTCTGGTCGATGCCTGCCATGCCCGTGGCCTGGCCGTCACACTGGACGTGGTCTACAACCACCTGGGACCGGAAGGAAACTACCTGCGAGACTTCGGGCCGTATTTCACTGACCGGTACAAGACACCCTGGGGCGCGTCACTGAATTTCGATGGCGCCGGCAGCGACCATGTGCGGCGCTTCTTCATTGAGAACGCGCTGTATTGGATCAGGGACTGTCATATCGACTCCCTGCGACTGGACGCGACACAGGCGATGGCTGACCTGTCTGCTTACACGGTGCTGGACGAACTGGTCGAGACCGTCCACAGGCAGCGCGACCTGCTCAACCGCCGGATTTACCTGAAAGCCGAAACGGATCGCAGCGATGACCGCCTGCTGCGTCCACAGGAAACGGGCGGCACCGGGATGGATGCCCAGTGGAGCGACGAATTTCACCATGCGATCCATGTCACGCTAACCGGAGAGACGATCTCATACTATCGGGGCTGGGACAGGTTTTCGTCACTAGTGCGCGCCGTGAGACACGGTTTCGTCTACGCGGGCGAATACTCAGACGTCCATGGGCGCAGTCATGGCACGTTCCGCACCGACCTTCCTGCTGGGCGATTCGTCGTCTGCGCGCAGAACCACGACCATGTCGGCAACCGCAAAAATGGCGACCGGCTCGGCCATCTGGTGTCATTCGACGCGCTTAAGTTAGCCGCTGGACTGACCCTGCTATCTCCGTATGTGCCGCTGCTGTTCATGGGCGAAGAGTACGCCGAAGACAGCCCGTTCCTCTTCTTCACTAGTTTTGGTGACCGGCACCTGCGCGAGGCCGTGCGGCTCGGACGGGTCAGGGATTTTGAGGAGTTCTTTGGGCCTGGCGAGACACCAGATCCCGAAGAAGAGTCGACGTTTCAGGCGTCAAAGCTGCATCACGCGGACCGCGAGGCGGGACAGCACGGCGTCCTGCTCAGGTTCTATACGGAGCTTATCCGGCTGCGGAAGTCGACGGCAGCACTCAGCCACCTGGATAAGACTCAGATGGAGGTCATCGGGTTCGAGCGCCAACGTGTCATTTTCATGCGCCGCTGGCACGGTGAAAGTGATGTCTGCATCCTGTTTAACGCCGGAAGTACAGCCGCCAACCTGACGATCCCCATTCCTGAGGGCAACTGGGTGTGCGTCCTGAACTCCGCGAGTACGCAATGGAGTCGGGACTCGCGTGGCGAGGAGCTGTCAGACTCAGCCAATATAGAGTCAGGTACAGCGGCAGCCGTAATACTTGCGCCACTGTCGGTCACGGTCTACGTCAAAACAGATGACGATGCGTGA
- a CDS encoding glycoside hydrolase family 32 protein has product MVRDTSDETDRTMARPTFHFTPPSQWMNDPNGLIYSQGEYHLFYQYHPHGMLWGPMHWGHAVSADLVEWTHLPIALYPDENGAIFSGSIVNDRDNTSGLVAGGGLVAVFSFDTQAQGIAYSSDQGRTWTKYAGNPVIPSPKRDFRDPKVFWYAPDKVWVMLLVAGDHALIYRSPNLIEWTQVSTFGAPYGSRAGVWECPDLFPLEIDGATKWVLIISVGDGAVAGGSGTQYFIGSFDGKTFMSENPPEHILWLDYGPDNYAGVTYNDTPDGQRVLVAWMSNWQYARVIPAQGWRGSMAVPRTLRLENVHGQGIRLAQAPIMAIDTRRTQVTSQRNVAVEDAAMILSPLPSRALDIEVEFDARDAEEFGLRICTGETTFTTIGIAPLRGEVFIDRRASGNTAFHEEFGAVLRGPLLGESRRVSLRVLADSESIEVFVNGGLTTLTALIFPPDGETRLAAYAETGEVRLSRLDVYAL; this is encoded by the coding sequence ATGGTACGTGACACTTCAGACGAAACCGACCGGACGATGGCGCGCCCGACATTTCATTTCACTCCCCCGTCCCAATGGATGAACGACCCCAACGGTCTGATCTACAGTCAGGGGGAATACCATCTGTTCTACCAGTATCACCCTCACGGGATGCTGTGGGGGCCGATGCATTGGGGCCACGCGGTGAGCGCGGACCTGGTCGAGTGGACGCACCTGCCGATCGCGCTGTATCCCGACGAAAACGGCGCGATCTTTTCGGGCAGCATCGTCAACGACCGGGACAACACGAGCGGGTTGGTGGCGGGCGGAGGACTGGTCGCGGTCTTTTCGTTTGACACACAGGCGCAGGGGATCGCCTACAGTTCGGATCAGGGGCGGACATGGACCAAATACGCCGGAAACCCGGTGATCCCCAGCCCAAAGCGCGACTTCCGCGATCCGAAGGTCTTCTGGTATGCGCCAGACAAGGTATGGGTCATGCTGCTGGTTGCAGGCGACCATGCCCTAATCTACCGGTCACCCAATCTGATTGAGTGGACGCAGGTCAGCACGTTCGGCGCTCCCTACGGGTCGCGGGCCGGCGTGTGGGAATGCCCTGATCTGTTTCCGCTGGAAATTGACGGCGCGACGAAGTGGGTGCTGATCATCAGCGTTGGCGACGGTGCAGTCGCCGGAGGGTCGGGCACACAGTACTTCATCGGTAGCTTCGACGGCAAAACGTTCATGAGCGAGAATCCGCCGGAACATATCCTGTGGCTCGATTACGGTCCGGACAATTATGCCGGGGTGACGTACAACGATACACCGGACGGGCAGCGGGTCCTTGTTGCCTGGATGAGCAACTGGCAGTATGCCCGAGTAATCCCGGCGCAGGGATGGCGAGGGTCGATGGCCGTGCCGCGCACGCTGAGGCTGGAAAACGTGCACGGACAGGGAATCCGGCTGGCGCAGGCACCGATCATGGCGATTGATACGCGTCGCACACAGGTGACGAGCCAGCGCAACGTGGCGGTGGAGGACGCAGCGATGATCCTGTCCCCGCTTCCTTCGCGGGCGCTGGACATCGAAGTCGAGTTCGACGCGAGAGATGCGGAGGAGTTCGGACTGCGGATTTGCACAGGCGAGACGACGTTTACAACGATCGGGATCGCTCCGTTGCGGGGAGAAGTCTTTATCGACCGGCGCGCCTCTGGAAACACAGCGTTTCACGAGGAGTTCGGGGCTGTTCTACGCGGTCCGCTGCTGGGCGAGAGCAGGCGGGTAAGCCTGCGCGTGCTGGCGGACAGCGAATCGATCGAGGTGTTCGTCAACGGTGGGCTGACCACGCTCACGGCTCTGATCTTTCCGCCGGACGGAGAGACTCGGCTCGCAGCCTACGCAGAGACCGGGGAGGTCCGACTGAGCCGGTTGGACGTATATGCCCTGTAG
- a CDS encoding MFS transporter: MSQNIDNLLRWRCIGPFRGGRVVAVAGDPTRQNVFYFGACAGGIWKTDDAGTYWDNISDGSLKTSSVGALAVAESDPNVIYAGMGEATIRIDVSYGDGVYKSTDAGRTWQHMGLSDTRHIGKVRVHPTDPDTVFVAALGHAFGPNKERGVFKSTDGGKTWRNVLFKSDKAGAVDISIDTNNPRVIYASIWQVYRAFWDINSGGPESGLWRSMDGGETWTDITRSKGLPEGVMGKLGVAASPAQPGRVWALIDNKKGGMYRSDDYGNTWEYVAANDSLISRAWYYMHITPDPRDPDTVYVNNLSLWKSIDGGRTYVEISTPHGDNHDLWIDPNNPQRMVQGNDGGACVSFNGGASWSTLYNQPTAQFYHLAADSRDPYYVYGTQQDNSSIAVPSRSPWNSITWTDGFLAGTGESGYIAVKPDDPNIVYVGAIGSSPGGGNSLQRYDHRTKQTRLISTWPESTSGEGAISHKYRFAWTYPIVVSPHDPNKLYVGGNIVFQTTNEGQSWTPISPDLTRATPETLQPTGGAVNRDAVGAEVYATVWALAESPHEPGVLWAGSDDGLVHISMDGGKKWTPITPAGLPDRTMISMIELSPHDKATAYMAGTRYKLDDPEPYLYKTTDYGKTWSRIDSGIRMGDYTRAIREDPRRKGLLYCGTETGVYVSFDAGGSWQSLQANLPVSPIYDLIVKETDLVAATHGRSFWILDDLTALHQLHDDSAGRDNLLLSPRPAVRITPKIFEGDFTHAPGKNYMATLGVVAAFITTPTPENGVSVRYLDSGENAPRGAIVRYYLRETPSALIRMSFADVHGTVLRTFTSTSDDVKKAESELPEGAPKPLHIPSAVGWNQFVWDLRVEEAARLEANDPHGGTMAGPLVPPGVYAVQLTIGEATLSANFEVVRDAYSNAADEDLQAQYDLLMQIREKLSNANVSVNKMRRVRKQLDEWNKRLASQETTAGLADSANQLKERVLAIEKMLMMPDLKAGWPGMLNHAQQLTRKLAHLVPDITAGDYRPTDQAAEVFQYLAQKIPLLPIFAAALGATDAFLGMIVSVSTLSGLVLKPFIGVLSDRWGRRLWLMIGTLFFVVVPFFYGLVRTPEQLFFIRIVHGIATAIYGPVTFAYIAERLPESVAQSLGWFGLARSGGYIVGPALAGWLLLSMDPAAIFTIIGLISMLAIIPVIRLFEPANRSQREFPPLLRQIRASLAAGSRTPGIWLSGAVESSVFIALYTIKAFLPVYGLSAGISIALIGIFFSVQEAVYIVTGPGGGWFGQRHGYGTAIRVGLVVLSLGIAIVPSCSGVGILFPSVMLGLAQSLIFPSTAAMVTHQMPPENLGAGMGLVGMMENLGKVVGPVICGILIGAIGFQNALYGLAAVLLVPVALLAYTQLRPLAGSGD, translated from the coding sequence ATGTCGCAAAATATCGATAATTTGCTGCGTTGGCGCTGTATTGGCCCGTTTCGGGGCGGCCGTGTGGTCGCTGTAGCCGGAGACCCGACCCGTCAGAACGTCTTCTACTTTGGCGCCTGCGCCGGCGGGATCTGGAAGACCGACGACGCCGGAACTTACTGGGACAATATCTCGGACGGCTCTCTCAAGACCTCATCGGTCGGGGCACTGGCTGTCGCCGAATCTGATCCGAATGTGATCTACGCCGGAATGGGCGAGGCCACCATCCGCATTGACGTTTCCTATGGGGACGGCGTGTACAAGTCCACCGACGCCGGCCGCACCTGGCAGCACATGGGCTTGAGCGATACCCGCCACATCGGCAAAGTGCGCGTGCATCCGACTGATCCTGACACGGTTTTTGTCGCTGCGCTGGGTCACGCTTTCGGCCCGAACAAGGAACGCGGCGTGTTCAAGTCCACCGACGGCGGCAAGACCTGGCGCAATGTGCTGTTTAAGAGCGACAAAGCCGGGGCGGTGGACATCTCCATCGACACGAACAATCCGCGAGTCATCTATGCCTCGATCTGGCAGGTTTACCGCGCGTTCTGGGACATCAACAGCGGCGGTCCGGAAAGCGGTTTGTGGCGCTCGATGGATGGGGGCGAAACCTGGACCGACATCACCCGCAGCAAAGGCTTGCCTGAGGGGGTCATGGGCAAACTGGGCGTTGCAGCCTCGCCCGCGCAGCCGGGCCGCGTCTGGGCGCTGATCGACAACAAAAAAGGCGGTATGTACCGCAGCGACGACTATGGCAACACCTGGGAGTACGTCGCCGCAAACGATAGCCTGATCTCGCGCGCCTGGTATTACATGCACATCACGCCAGACCCGCGCGATCCCGATACCGTCTATGTCAACAATCTCAGCCTGTGGAAATCGATCGATGGCGGCCGGACCTATGTCGAGATTTCGACGCCCCACGGCGACAACCATGACTTGTGGATTGATCCGAATAACCCGCAGCGGATGGTCCAGGGCAACGATGGCGGCGCCTGCGTCTCGTTTAACGGTGGAGCCTCCTGGTCCACGCTGTACAACCAGCCGACCGCCCAGTTCTACCATTTGGCCGCCGACAGCCGCGACCCCTATTACGTCTATGGCACCCAGCAGGATAACAGCAGCATCGCTGTGCCGAGCCGCAGCCCCTGGAACTCGATCACCTGGACCGACGGATTCCTCGCCGGGACCGGGGAGAGTGGATACATTGCCGTCAAACCGGACGACCCGAATATCGTCTATGTTGGCGCAATCGGAAGCTCACCAGGCGGCGGTAATAGCCTGCAGCGCTACGACCATCGCACTAAACAGACCCGCCTCATCAGCACCTGGCCGGAGTCGACCTCTGGTGAAGGTGCAATAAGTCACAAGTATCGTTTCGCGTGGACTTATCCGATCGTCGTCTCGCCGCACGATCCGAATAAACTCTATGTCGGCGGCAATATCGTCTTTCAGACGACAAATGAGGGGCAGTCGTGGACGCCCATCAGCCCTGATCTGACGCGCGCCACGCCGGAAACCTTGCAGCCGACGGGAGGCGCCGTCAACCGCGATGCCGTCGGCGCCGAAGTTTATGCGACCGTCTGGGCACTCGCGGAGTCGCCGCACGAACCCGGCGTACTTTGGGCAGGCTCAGACGATGGACTCGTCCATATCTCGATGGATGGCGGCAAGAAGTGGACCCCGATCACGCCTGCCGGCCTGCCCGACCGTACCATGATCAGCATGATCGAGCTTTCGCCGCACGATAAGGCGACAGCCTATATGGCCGGGACGCGCTACAAGCTCGACGATCCTGAACCCTATCTCTACAAGACCACCGATTACGGCAAGACCTGGTCCCGAATTGACAGCGGTATCCGGATGGGCGATTACACCCGCGCCATCCGGGAAGACCCGCGCCGTAAAGGCCTGCTTTACTGCGGCACGGAGACCGGTGTTTATGTATCCTTTGACGCTGGCGGCAGTTGGCAGTCGCTCCAGGCGAATCTGCCCGTGTCGCCCATCTATGACCTGATCGTCAAGGAGACGGATCTGGTCGCCGCGACTCACGGCCGTTCTTTCTGGATTCTCGACGATCTGACCGCGCTGCATCAGCTTCACGACGACAGCGCTGGCCGCGACAATCTGCTCCTTTCACCGCGGCCCGCTGTTCGCATCACGCCCAAGATCTTTGAAGGCGACTTCACACACGCGCCTGGCAAAAACTACATGGCAACTCTCGGGGTGGTCGCCGCGTTCATCACCACGCCGACGCCGGAAAACGGTGTCTCCGTTCGCTATCTCGACTCCGGCGAAAATGCGCCGCGCGGCGCCATCGTCCGCTACTATCTCAGGGAAACACCGTCTGCCCTAATTCGCATGAGTTTTGCCGATGTGCACGGGACCGTCCTGCGGACTTTCACCAGTACCAGCGACGACGTGAAAAAGGCCGAATCAGAATTGCCTGAAGGCGCGCCAAAACCGCTGCACATCCCTTCCGCCGTCGGCTGGAACCAGTTTGTCTGGGACTTGCGGGTGGAAGAAGCCGCGCGGCTCGAAGCCAATGATCCGCATGGCGGTACGATGGCCGGCCCGCTGGTGCCGCCCGGGGTCTATGCGGTTCAGCTGACTATAGGCGAGGCAACCCTTAGCGCGAATTTCGAGGTCGTCCGCGACGCCTATTCCAATGCCGCCGACGAAGACCTGCAGGCGCAGTATGATCTGCTGATGCAAATTCGCGAAAAGCTGTCGAATGCCAACGTCAGCGTCAACAAGATGCGCCGTGTACGTAAGCAGTTGGACGAGTGGAACAAGCGCCTCGCATCGCAGGAGACCACCGCCGGCCTGGCCGACAGCGCGAACCAGCTCAAGGAGCGCGTGCTGGCCATTGAGAAGATGCTGATGATGCCCGACCTCAAAGCGGGTTGGCCGGGGATGCTCAATCACGCTCAGCAGCTCACGCGCAAGCTGGCCCACCTCGTACCGGATATTACGGCGGGTGATTACCGTCCGACCGATCAGGCAGCGGAAGTCTTCCAATATCTCGCCCAGAAGATTCCGCTCTTGCCCATCTTTGCTGCTGCTCTCGGTGCCACAGATGCGTTCCTGGGAATGATCGTCTCAGTCTCGACCCTCTCCGGTCTGGTTCTCAAGCCGTTCATCGGCGTGCTTTCCGATCGCTGGGGGCGCCGGTTGTGGCTGATGATTGGTACTCTCTTCTTCGTCGTCGTTCCCTTCTTTTATGGGCTGGTGAGGACGCCGGAACAGCTCTTCTTCATCCGCATCGTCCATGGCATCGCGACCGCCATCTATGGTCCGGTGACTTTTGCCTATATCGCCGAGCGGCTGCCGGAGTCGGTGGCTCAAAGCCTCGGCTGGTTCGGGCTGGCCCGTTCGGGCGGCTATATCGTGGGGCCGGCGCTGGCCGGATGGCTGCTGCTCTCGATGGATCCCGCCGCGATATTCACCATCATCGGCCTGATCAGCATGCTGGCAATCATCCCGGTAATACGCCTCTTCGAACCGGCCAACCGCAGTCAGCGCGAATTTCCGCCGCTCCTCAGGCAGATACGCGCCTCATTGGCTGCGGGCAGCCGCACGCCAGGGATCTGGCTGTCCGGCGCGGTCGAGTCGAGCGTGTTCATCGCACTCTATACCATCAAGGCTTTTCTGCCGGTCTACGGGCTGTCTGCCGGCATCAGCATCGCGCTAATCGGCATCTTCTTCTCTGTCCAGGAGGCCGTCTATATCGTCACGGGTCCGGGGGGCGGGTGGTTCGGACAGCGGCACGGCTACGGGACGGCGATTCGAGTCGGACTAGTCGTACTAAGCCTTGGCATCGCAATCGTTCCGAGCTGCTCTGGTGTCGGTATCCTATTCCCGTCCGTGATGCTGGGCCTGGCCCAGTCGCTGATTTTCCCCTCGACGGCCGCCATGGTCACCCATCAGATGCCGCCAGAGAACCTCGGTGCTGGCATGGGGCTCGTCGGCATGATGGAGAATCTCGGTAAAGTCGTCGGGCCGGTCATCTGCGGTATTTTGATCGGCGCCATCGGCTTCCAGAATGCACTCTATGGTCTTGCGGCGGTGCTGCTTGTACCGGTCGCGCTGCTGGCTTACACGCAGCTGCGGCCGCTGGCGGGGTCAGGCGACTGA